A genomic region of Candidatus Anaeroferrophillus wilburensis contains the following coding sequences:
- a CDS encoding acyl--CoA ligase, protein MLIHYFLEASTRSLPDKVALVHEEVRATYREINAAANRLAHWLLADNVLPGDRVAILLENSLEYVISYYGILKAGAVAVPLSTDHKPESLRPLLAELEAKAIISNSRFERLLQATELPPSLSLIISQPKKSWPSSLRLVAWDEVLAGDQSTNPDLSLPATSLASIIYTSGSTGKPKGVMLSHHNIVSNTNSICSYLQLTADDIQMVVLPFFYVMGKSLLNTHVAVGGRLIINNKFAFPATVLQQMAAEQVTGFAGVPSTYAYLLHRSPLKNYRDKLPALRYCSQAGGHMATTVKEELRRTLPDHTAIVIMYGATEASARLTYLDPANFADKIESIGKPIPGVSMKVVDENGLEVAVGEMGELVATGANIAAGYWRDPETTAKKFDHQGYHTGDHGYVDVDGFFHIIGRKDNLLKVGGHRINTQEIEDDLLAGGQVVEAAVVGLPDPLLGNRLAALVVPASPEATREAIIAACAARLPKYKLPATIKLLRALPKKASGKIDRDKCRSLVD, encoded by the coding sequence ATGCTTATCCATTACTTCCTCGAAGCCAGTACCCGATCCCTCCCTGACAAGGTAGCTCTAGTTCATGAAGAGGTGCGGGCAACCTATCGGGAGATCAACGCTGCTGCCAATCGGCTGGCCCATTGGCTTCTGGCGGATAATGTCCTGCCGGGCGATCGGGTTGCCATCCTGCTGGAAAATTCCCTCGAATATGTAATCAGTTATTACGGCATCCTCAAGGCCGGTGCGGTTGCTGTTCCCCTGAGTACCGATCATAAGCCCGAAAGCCTCAGGCCTCTGCTTGCCGAGCTGGAAGCCAAAGCAATTATTTCCAACAGTCGTTTTGAACGGCTCCTGCAGGCCACCGAGCTGCCGCCTTCCCTGAGCCTGATCATCAGCCAGCCAAAAAAATCCTGGCCTTCCAGCCTCCGGCTGGTTGCCTGGGATGAAGTCCTGGCCGGTGACCAGTCCACCAATCCCGACCTTTCTCTGCCGGCTACCTCACTGGCCTCGATCATCTACACGTCAGGTTCGACGGGGAAACCCAAGGGAGTCATGCTCTCCCACCACAATATCGTCAGCAATACCAACTCCATCTGCAGCTATCTTCAGCTGACGGCCGATGACATTCAGATGGTGGTGCTGCCCTTTTTCTACGTGATGGGCAAATCCCTGTTGAATACCCATGTGGCGGTGGGCGGTCGCCTGATTATCAATAACAAATTTGCCTTTCCGGCTACCGTTCTCCAGCAGATGGCGGCGGAGCAGGTCACCGGCTTTGCCGGCGTTCCTTCCACCTATGCCTACCTGCTGCACCGCTCGCCCCTGAAAAACTACCGGGATAAACTTCCCGCCCTGCGCTACTGCTCCCAGGCCGGCGGGCATATGGCCACTACGGTCAAAGAAGAACTCCGCCGGACGCTGCCGGATCATACCGCCATCGTTATCATGTACGGCGCCACCGAGGCTTCGGCCCGCCTTACCTATCTTGATCCAGCCAATTTTGCCGATAAAATCGAATCCATCGGCAAGCCGATTCCCGGTGTGAGCATGAAAGTGGTGGACGAAAATGGTTTGGAAGTTGCCGTTGGCGAAATGGGTGAACTGGTGGCTACTGGTGCCAATATTGCCGCCGGCTACTGGCGCGACCCGGAAACCACCGCGAAAAAATTCGACCATCAGGGCTATCACACCGGTGACCATGGCTATGTGGATGTCGATGGTTTTTTCCATATCATCGGCCGCAAAGACAATCTGCTGAAAGTGGGCGGCCACCGTATCAACACCCAGGAGATTGAAGATGACCTGCTTGCCGGCGGCCAGGTGGTAGAGGCAGCGGTTGTCGGCCTGCCAGACCCCCTGCTGGGCAACCGTCTTGCCGCCCTGGTGGTGCCGGCCTCACCGGAGGCCACGCGGGAAGCTATCATTGCTGCCTGTGCCGCCAGACTGCCGAAATATAAACTCCCCGCGACCATCAAACTTCTTCGTGCCCTGCCGAAAAAAGCCAGCGGCAAAATCGACCGTGACAAATGCCGTTCCCTGGTGGATTAA
- a CDS encoding acyl carrier protein — translation MSVNRDEIKGKIREFIVENFLFGSGDDLTDDSSFLDGGIIDSTGVLELVEFLEEEFAISIDDEELVPENLDSLNNVTAFLEKKLG, via the coding sequence ATGAGTGTGAACAGAGACGAGATCAAAGGGAAAATCAGAGAATTCATTGTCGAAAACTTCCTCTTCGGCAGCGGCGACGACCTCACCGACGACTCTTCCTTTTTGGATGGTGGCATCATCGACTCCACCGGCGTCCTGGAACTGGTGGAATTTCTCGAAGAGGAGTTTGCGATCTCTATCGATGACGAGGAGCTGGTGCCGGAGAATTTGGATTCGTTGAACAATGTGACAGCATTTCTGGAGAAAAAGCTGGGTTAG
- the asnB gene encoding asparagine synthase (glutamine-hydrolyzing): MCGIAGIVDFRTTGSREALLRRMIALLRHRGPESAGIYEDGPAGLAHARLSIIDLAGGDQPISNEDGTVWVVLNGEIFNYPELRRDLERRGHRFQTASDTEVLVHLYEDYGTDLFEHLNGQFGLALWDEPRQRLLLGRDRLGIRPLFYHHDGHRLLFGSEIKAIFAEPSITRRLDYHSLGDIFTCWSAVAPATPFAGIQQLLPGHWLEFSAAGLTTGSYWQLSFAPGQEPERPLADWADELDDLLTDAARLRLRADVPVGAYLSGGLDSTYISALVKKRFNNRLCTFSVGFADQRFDESSYQRQAVDQLGTDHRAITCTDSEIGDAFPAVVWHAETPMIRTAPVPLYLLAKLVRESGFKVVLTGEGADEMFAGYNIFKEAMVRRFWARNPQSTMRPRLLERLYPYVFSQGDGKARSYLEGFFRRGLDESEKPAFSHLIRWRNTAQLHTFFSTAVRRELDGPEQFVERMTAQLPTDFISWPALSRAQYLEASLFLPGYLLAAQGDRMAMAHAVEGRFPFLDHRVAEFAARVPPRFRLNGLNEKFIVKKAAETVIPAAVLQRHKQPYRAPISGCFFGERQPDYLADLLAPETLQTSNLFDNNRVQRLIGKCRRQGAELVSERENMAVVGIISTLLLEQQFCREFPTTDGRDIELTKKISGTDQGGTS; the protein is encoded by the coding sequence ATGTGTGGTATTGCCGGCATTGTTGATTTTCGAACAACTGGTTCCCGCGAGGCGCTCCTCCGACGGATGATTGCTCTGCTGCGCCATCGGGGGCCGGAATCGGCAGGGATCTACGAGGATGGGCCGGCCGGCTTGGCCCACGCCCGTCTGAGCATTATCGATTTGGCCGGCGGTGACCAGCCCATCAGCAATGAAGACGGCACCGTCTGGGTGGTGCTTAACGGCGAGATTTTCAACTACCCGGAGCTGCGCCGCGATCTTGAGCGGCGGGGGCACCGCTTTCAGACCGCTTCCGACACCGAGGTGCTGGTGCATCTTTATGAAGACTATGGCACCGACCTTTTTGAGCATCTGAATGGCCAGTTCGGCCTGGCATTATGGGATGAGCCCCGCCAGCGTCTGCTTCTCGGCCGCGATCGGCTGGGAATCCGGCCGCTGTTTTATCACCATGATGGCCACCGGTTGCTGTTTGGTTCCGAGATCAAGGCGATTTTTGCCGAGCCGTCCATTACCCGCCGACTTGATTATCACAGTCTTGGCGATATTTTTACCTGCTGGTCGGCAGTGGCGCCGGCAACGCCGTTTGCAGGCATTCAGCAGCTGCTTCCTGGCCACTGGCTGGAATTTTCTGCTGCCGGGCTGACCACCGGCAGCTACTGGCAGCTGTCTTTTGCTCCCGGACAAGAGCCGGAGCGGCCGCTGGCCGACTGGGCGGACGAATTGGATGATCTGCTGACCGACGCGGCCCGCCTGCGCCTACGGGCTGATGTGCCGGTGGGTGCTTACCTGAGCGGCGGTTTGGACAGTACCTATATCAGCGCGCTGGTGAAAAAAAGGTTCAATAATAGGCTCTGTACCTTTTCCGTCGGTTTTGCCGATCAGCGCTTTGACGAAAGTTCATATCAGCGGCAGGCGGTTGACCAGCTGGGAACCGATCACCGCGCTATCACCTGTACCGACAGCGAGATCGGCGATGCTTTTCCCGCCGTGGTCTGGCATGCTGAAACGCCGATGATCCGGACAGCGCCGGTGCCCCTCTACCTGCTGGCCAAACTGGTGCGCGAGAGCGGTTTCAAGGTGGTGCTCACCGGCGAGGGAGCCGACGAGATGTTCGCCGGCTACAATATCTTCAAGGAAGCCATGGTGCGCCGTTTCTGGGCGAGAAATCCCCAGTCGACCATGCGGCCGCGGCTCCTTGAACGCCTTTACCCCTATGTTTTTTCCCAGGGCGACGGCAAGGCCCGCAGCTACCTCGAAGGGTTTTTTCGCCGCGGTCTGGATGAGTCGGAGAAACCGGCGTTTTCCCATCTCATCAGGTGGCGCAACACCGCCCAGCTGCATACTTTTTTCAGTACCGCGGTGCGCCGGGAGCTTGATGGCCCGGAGCAGTTTGTCGAACGCATGACGGCCCAACTGCCGACCGATTTCATCTCCTGGCCGGCCCTGTCTCGGGCCCAGTATCTGGAGGCGTCGCTGTTCCTGCCGGGCTACCTGCTAGCCGCCCAGGGCGACCGGATGGCCATGGCCCACGCGGTTGAAGGGCGGTTCCCTTTCCTTGATCATCGGGTTGCTGAATTTGCCGCCCGGGTGCCGCCCCGTTTCCGGCTCAACGGCCTGAACGAAAAATTTATTGTCAAAAAGGCGGCGGAAACGGTTATCCCGGCTGCGGTGCTGCAGCGGCACAAGCAGCCCTATCGGGCGCCGATCAGCGGCTGTTTTTTCGGTGAGCGGCAGCCCGACTACTTGGCTGATCTGCTGGCTCCAGAGACCTTGCAGACGAGTAATCTGTTTGATAATAATCGGGTGCAAAGGTTGATTGGTAAATGCCGCCGCCAGGGAGCTGAGCTTGTGAGCGAACGGGAAAATATGGCGGTCGTCGGCATCATTTCAACCCTGCTGCTGGAACAGCAGTTCTGCCGGGAATTTCCGACCACCGATGGCCGGGATATAGAATTAACCAAAAAAATTTCGGGGACAGACCAAGGGGGAACATCATGA
- the cysN gene encoding sulfate adenylyltransferase subunit CysN encodes MDIREFLDRDEQKDLLRFLTAGSVDDGKSTLIGRLLYDSKLLYEDQLSALQRDSKRVGSVGGEIDYALLLDGLKAEREQGITIDVAYRYFATDKRKFIIADTPGHEQYTRNMVTGASTANLAVILVDARTGIITQTRRHTFIVSLLGIKHVILAVNKMDLVDFDQQRFDAICQDFREFVARLKIPDLHFIPLSALKGDNVVTRSTNTPWYSGQPLLELLESIYITSDRNFIDFRFPVQYVLRPDASFRGFAGQVASGVVRPGEEVLILPSHKKSKVKEIATYDGPLDAAFSPESVTLTLEDEIDVSRGDMLVHPNNMPRTGRSFEAMLVWMDEKPMDPGTGFFIKHTTQTTRAKIDRVRYRTDVNTLRKSEVDHLSLNEIGRVTITTSRPLYFDPYMKNRTTGSFILIDPVTNYTSAVGMIIDRLASDQQPAAKPLGATGVGLVTRAEWEARLGQRGEMIRISGANHEERQAKARTLERELFDQGKIAVVVDEKTAAAAIFADSLIQYGLIVLLIEEEI; translated from the coding sequence ATGGATATCAGGGAATTTCTTGATCGTGACGAACAGAAGGATCTCTTGCGTTTTCTCACCGCCGGTTCGGTGGATGACGGTAAGTCGACGCTGATCGGCCGCCTGCTCTATGACAGCAAGCTGTTGTATGAAGACCAGCTTTCCGCTCTCCAGCGGGACAGCAAGCGGGTCGGCAGCGTCGGCGGCGAGATTGACTACGCCCTGCTGCTTGACGGCCTCAAGGCGGAGCGGGAGCAGGGGATTACCATTGATGTGGCCTACCGTTATTTTGCCACTGACAAGCGCAAGTTCATTATCGCCGACACCCCCGGCCATGAGCAGTATACCCGCAACATGGTCACCGGGGCCTCGACGGCCAACCTGGCGGTGATCCTGGTTGACGCCCGCACCGGGATCATCACCCAGACCCGCCGCCATACGTTCATTGTTTCGCTACTGGGGATCAAGCACGTTATCCTGGCGGTGAATAAAATGGATCTGGTGGATTTCGACCAGCAAAGGTTCGACGCCATCTGCCAGGATTTTCGTGAGTTTGTCGCCCGGCTGAAAATTCCCGACCTGCACTTCATTCCCCTTTCGGCCCTCAAGGGGGACAACGTGGTGACCCGGTCGACCAACACTCCCTGGTATTCCGGCCAACCGCTTTTGGAACTGCTGGAATCGATCTACATTACCTCCGACCGCAATTTCATCGACTTCCGCTTTCCGGTCCAATACGTGCTGCGTCCCGATGCCAGTTTCCGCGGCTTTGCCGGTCAGGTGGCCTCGGGGGTGGTGCGTCCCGGCGAAGAGGTTTTGATCCTGCCGTCGCACAAAAAATCGAAGGTTAAAGAGATCGCCACCTACGACGGTCCGCTGGACGCTGCCTTCTCCCCTGAGTCGGTGACTCTGACCCTGGAGGATGAAATCGATGTCAGCCGCGGCGACATGCTGGTCCACCCCAACAATATGCCCCGCACGGGCAGATCATTCGAGGCGATGCTGGTCTGGATGGACGAGAAGCCCATGGACCCGGGCACCGGCTTTTTCATTAAGCACACCACCCAGACCACCCGGGCCAAGATCGACCGGGTGCGTTACCGGACCGATGTCAATACCCTGCGCAAAAGCGAGGTCGACCACCTTTCCCTTAATGAGATCGGCCGGGTAACCATCACCACCAGCAGACCCCTTTACTTTGATCCCTATATGAAAAACCGGACCACCGGCAGTTTCATCCTCATTGACCCGGTGACCAACTATACCTCGGCGGTGGGAATGATCATCGACCGGCTGGCCAGTGATCAGCAGCCGGCGGCAAAACCGCTGGGAGCTACTGGCGTTGGCCTGGTGACCCGAGCTGAATGGGAAGCCCGACTCGGCCAGCGGGGCGAGATGATCCGAATCAGCGGTGCAAACCATGAAGAGCGGCAGGCAAAAGCTCGAACCCTGGAGCGTGAGCTGTTCGACCAGGGGAAAATTGCCGTGGTGGTGGATGAAAAAACTGCAGCGGCAGCTATTTTTGCCGATAGTTTGATACAGTACGGTCTGATCGTGCTGCTCATTGAGGAAGAAATTTAG
- the cysD gene encoding sulfate adenylyltransferase subunit CysD: protein MERKYSLSHLQELEAESIHIIREVAAEFANPVMLYSIGKDSSVMARLAQKAFAPGKIPFPLMHIDSKWKFQEMITFRDDFCRRHDIDLIVHYNEEGHRQGIGPFSHGSKVHTDVMKTQALLQALDKYGFDAAFGGARRDEEKSRAKERIFSFRDRFHQWDPKNQRPELWSVYNTRVNKGESIRVFPLSNWTELDVWQYVRLEKIPIVPLYYAAEREVVERDGNLILVDDDRMPLNHGEQPQKRMIRFRTLGCYPLTGAIESTADTIEKIVEEMMTVTKSERTTRVIDFDQEGSMEQKKREGYF from the coding sequence ATGGAAAGAAAGTACTCCCTCTCCCACCTGCAGGAACTGGAAGCGGAAAGCATCCACATTATCAGGGAAGTTGCGGCTGAGTTTGCCAACCCGGTGATGCTTTACTCCATCGGCAAGGATTCGTCGGTAATGGCCCGGTTGGCCCAGAAAGCCTTTGCCCCCGGCAAGATTCCCTTTCCCCTGATGCACATCGATTCCAAATGGAAGTTCCAGGAGATGATCACCTTTCGCGATGACTTCTGCCGGCGCCACGACATCGATCTCATTGTCCACTACAACGAGGAGGGCCATCGCCAGGGGATCGGCCCCTTCAGCCATGGCAGCAAGGTCCATACCGATGTCATGAAAACCCAGGCGCTGCTGCAGGCCCTGGACAAGTACGGTTTTGATGCCGCTTTTGGCGGCGCCCGACGGGATGAGGAGAAATCCCGGGCCAAGGAACGGATTTTTTCCTTTCGCGACCGTTTTCACCAGTGGGATCCGAAAAACCAGCGACCGGAGCTCTGGAGCGTCTACAACACCCGGGTCAACAAGGGTGAGAGCATCCGGGTCTTCCCCCTGTCCAACTGGACGGAGCTTGACGTCTGGCAGTATGTCCGGCTGGAAAAAATTCCCATTGTTCCCCTCTACTATGCTGCCGAGCGGGAGGTGGTGGAACGGGACGGCAACCTGATTCTGGTGGATGACGACCGCATGCCCCTTAATCACGGGGAGCAGCCCCAGAAGAGAATGATCCGCTTCCGGACCCTGGGCTGCTATCCGTTGACCGGTGCCATCGAGTCGACTGCTGACACCATTGAAAAAATTGTCGAGGAGATGATGACGGTCACCAAGAGTGAGCGCACCACCCGGGTCATCGATTTCGACCAGGAAGGCTCGATGGAGCAGAAAAAAAGAGAAGGATATTTTTAA
- the cysC gene encoding adenylyl-sulfate kinase, which yields MNENPKADNLTWHAELVSREQRRLLNGHGACVIWFTGFSGSGKSTLSNRLAVELHALQVCGYVLDGDNLRHGLNRDLGFSPADRRENIRRVGEVAKILMDAGLIAITAFISPYRSDRDAVRSLLAAGDFIEIFLDCSLDACRGRDPKGLYKKADAGEIPEFTGVSAPYEPPLQPELTLKTDELSEAEAVDAIIAFLRQRKVIGAM from the coding sequence ATGAACGAAAATCCCAAAGCAGACAACCTGACCTGGCATGCCGAATTGGTCAGTCGTGAGCAGCGTCGGCTACTCAACGGCCATGGCGCCTGTGTTATCTGGTTTACCGGTTTTTCCGGCTCCGGCAAATCCACCCTGTCCAACCGCCTGGCGGTGGAACTCCATGCCCTGCAGGTGTGTGGCTATGTGCTCGATGGCGACAACCTGCGCCATGGGTTGAACCGTGATCTGGGCTTTTCGCCGGCAGACCGCCGGGAAAACATCCGCCGGGTGGGGGAGGTGGCCAAAATCCTCATGGATGCCGGTCTGATCGCCATCACCGCCTTCATCTCCCCTTATCGGAGCGACCGCGACGCGGTCCGCAGCCTGCTGGCTGCCGGCGATTTTATTGAAATTTTTCTCGACTGTTCCCTAGATGCCTGTCGTGGCCGGGACCCGAAAGGGCTTTATAAAAAAGCCGATGCCGGTGAAATTCCGGAGTTTACCGGCGTTTCAGCGCCCTACGAACCGCCCCTGCAGCCGGAATTGACGTTGAAAACCGATGAGCTTTCGGAAGCAGAGGCGGTGGATGCCATCATTGCCTTTCTACGGCAGCGAAAAGTGATTGGGGCCATGTGA
- a CDS encoding SLC13 family permease yields MSFDAQLTILVVGLMLAALVFELLAPDAILFAALGVLLLTGVLTPQEALAGFANKGMLTVALLFIVAYGAQSSGILELFADRVMGRGKGLGRRALLRMMVPVSLLSAFLNNTPIVSMFVPAVSEWAQRHRLPPGKYLIPLSYAAILGGTCTLIGTSTNLVVNGMMINAGGRSLGLFELARVGIPCVVVGLLYILAWGYFILPVRMSENENGNGRDYLFEMQVAVDGPLVGRTVIQAGLRHLNLLYLSEIIRGEKTIVPVKPSEILQAGDRLCFVGVADGVPQLRRIKGLVPAEDQDWSWSSRRGAPGGILEAVVSRSSPMLGKTIKEGNFRGHYDAAVLAVRRHGERIKSGIGGIVLKPGDSLLLLAGGDFLARWSNARDFYLISKVTDMPVVDRRKSMVSLGALILMVLLAAFGVLDIFRAAILAVLVLLISRAITVVEARRSLELNVLIVIAAALGISQALTKTGAASYLASGLLDLVSGWGALGLLAAVYLVTSIMTEVITNNAAAALMFPIAWSAAIEAGFNPVPFAVAVAIGASASFATPIGYQTNLMVYGPGNYRFTDFLKIGLPLNLLVMITALAAIVIGWQF; encoded by the coding sequence ATGTCCTTTGATGCCCAGTTGACTATCCTTGTTGTTGGCCTCATGCTTGCAGCCCTGGTTTTTGAGCTGCTGGCACCTGATGCCATCCTCTTTGCCGCCTTGGGGGTGTTGTTGCTGACCGGGGTGCTGACGCCCCAGGAAGCGCTGGCCGGCTTTGCCAACAAGGGCATGCTGACGGTCGCCCTCCTGTTTATCGTCGCCTACGGCGCCCAGTCATCGGGAATTCTGGAACTGTTCGCCGATCGGGTTATGGGGCGCGGCAAGGGTCTGGGCCGGCGGGCGCTGCTCCGGATGATGGTGCCGGTCAGCCTGCTTTCCGCCTTTTTAAATAATACCCCCATTGTCTCCATGTTTGTCCCGGCGGTCAGCGAGTGGGCCCAGCGCCACCGGCTGCCGCCCGGGAAATACCTGATTCCCCTTTCCTATGCCGCCATTCTCGGCGGCACCTGTACCCTGATCGGCACCTCCACCAACCTGGTGGTCAACGGCATGATGATTAATGCCGGCGGTCGTTCCCTGGGACTTTTCGAGCTGGCGCGGGTGGGTATTCCCTGTGTGGTTGTCGGTCTGCTGTACATCCTGGCATGGGGATATTTTATCCTCCCTGTCCGGATGTCCGAGAATGAGAATGGCAACGGCCGGGACTATCTTTTTGAGATGCAGGTAGCGGTTGATGGCCCGTTGGTGGGCCGCACTGTTATTCAAGCCGGCCTGCGCCATTTGAATCTTCTCTATCTCAGCGAGATAATCCGCGGCGAGAAAACCATCGTGCCGGTAAAACCCAGTGAAATACTGCAGGCCGGTGACCGGCTCTGTTTTGTCGGGGTTGCCGACGGTGTGCCGCAGCTGCGGAGGATTAAAGGCCTGGTACCGGCTGAAGATCAGGACTGGAGCTGGTCCAGCCGCCGCGGTGCTCCCGGCGGCATTCTGGAAGCGGTGGTTTCCCGTTCCTCGCCCATGTTGGGGAAAACCATCAAGGAGGGCAATTTCCGCGGCCATTATGATGCGGCGGTGCTGGCGGTCCGCCGGCATGGCGAGCGGATCAAAAGCGGCATCGGCGGCATTGTCCTGAAACCGGGGGACAGCCTGCTGCTACTGGCCGGCGGCGATTTTCTCGCCCGCTGGAGCAATGCCCGCGACTTTTACCTGATCAGCAAAGTGACGGACATGCCGGTGGTCGATCGCCGGAAAAGTATGGTATCTCTCGGGGCCTTGATACTGATGGTCCTGCTGGCGGCCTTTGGTGTGCTGGATATCTTTCGGGCGGCGATTCTGGCGGTGTTGGTGCTGCTCATCAGCCGGGCGATTACCGTCGTCGAGGCCCGGCGGTCTCTTGAACTTAATGTCCTGATCGTCATTGCCGCCGCCCTGGGGATCAGCCAGGCGCTTACCAAAACCGGTGCCGCCTCCTATCTGGCCTCGGGTCTGCTGGACCTGGTGTCGGGGTGGGGAGCGCTGGGCCTGCTGGCTGCCGTCTATCTGGTCACCTCAATCATGACCGAAGTGATTACCAACAACGCCGCCGCCGCCCTCATGTTTCCCATCGCCTGGTCCGCCGCCATCGAAGCAGGCTTTAATCCGGTTCCTTTTGCGGTTGCCGTTGCCATAGGAGCGTCGGCCAGTTTTGCCACTCCCATCGGCTACCAGACCAACCTGATGGTCTATGGCCCCGGCAATTACCGTTTTACTGATTTTCTCAAAATTGGTCTGCCGCTCAACCTGCTGGTTATGATCACCGCCCTGGCCGCCATTGTCATCGGCTGGCAGTTCTGA
- the pilQ gene encoding type IV pilus secretin PilQ, whose protein sequence is MKKTIVFLLILLLATGFLQWSAVAAEDGLPVDPLQKRITLECRETGLQDILRALAAEAGINLILGAEVPAATVSLNFHDISIEGAMGAILASHNLGVIREKEVYRVVNVDEIVELGEDLTTEYISLNYSKAVDVVAQVESLLSSRGRLRADSRTNTLMVRDTPSYIEQVRQLLAVLDIPTPQVMIEARIVTASNKAVKELGIQWGGSYSDTFGSGNRKTFSAGGSTDAGSFADTAINLPTPAASSAITFGISKLDSFSFNVRLTALEEKDMIKTLSNPRVMVLDNHRAKIGQGKEIPYKSSDVDNPDTEFKEAELSLEVVPHVTKNGEITLELQIKNDSQGENTGQGEPIINTQNVNTTLLIQDGATAVIGGIILSNNIQQKDGVPGLSRVPLFGNLFKHDLDDVDQGELIVFITPTIVKR, encoded by the coding sequence ATGAAAAAAACCATTGTTTTTCTGCTCATCCTGCTGCTGGCCACCGGCTTCCTGCAATGGAGTGCTGTTGCGGCCGAAGATGGGCTGCCTGTTGACCCGCTGCAGAAGCGGATAACCCTTGAGTGTCGCGAAACCGGTCTGCAGGATATCCTCCGGGCGCTGGCGGCCGAAGCTGGGATCAACCTCATCCTCGGTGCTGAAGTGCCGGCGGCCACCGTGTCGCTCAATTTTCATGATATCAGCATTGAAGGGGCGATGGGTGCCATCCTGGCGTCCCACAACCTGGGGGTCATCCGGGAAAAAGAGGTCTACCGGGTGGTCAATGTCGATGAGATTGTCGAACTGGGCGAGGATCTGACTACCGAATATATCTCCCTCAACTACAGCAAGGCGGTAGATGTGGTTGCTCAGGTGGAGTCGCTGCTCTCCTCCCGCGGACGCCTGCGGGCCGACAGCCGTACCAATACCCTGATGGTCCGCGATACGCCGAGCTATATCGAACAGGTCCGGCAGCTGCTGGCAGTGCTGGATATCCCCACGCCGCAGGTGATGATTGAAGCCCGGATTGTCACTGCCTCCAACAAGGCGGTCAAGGAGCTGGGAATCCAGTGGGGTGGTTCCTACAGCGATACCTTCGGCAGCGGCAACCGTAAAACTTTTTCCGCCGGCGGCAGCACCGATGCCGGCAGCTTTGCCGACACGGCGATCAACCTGCCGACTCCGGCAGCCTCCTCGGCCATCACCTTCGGGATCAGCAAGCTGGATTCCTTCAGCTTCAATGTTCGCTTGACGGCCCTGGAGGAGAAGGATATGATTAAAACCCTCTCTAATCCGCGGGTGATGGTGCTCGACAACCACCGGGCAAAGATTGGCCAGGGGAAGGAAATTCCCTATAAATCATCGGATGTAGACAATCCGGACACGGAATTCAAGGAGGCGGAACTGAGCCTGGAGGTGGTCCCCCATGTTACCAAAAACGGGGAGATTACCTTGGAGCTGCAGATTAAAAATGACAGCCAGGGGGAAAACACCGGCCAAGGGGAGCCGATTATCAATACCCAGAATGTCAATACCACTCTGCTGATTCAGGATGGCGCAACGGCAGTGATCGGCGGCATCATCCTCAGCAACAATATCCAGCAGAAGGACGGGGTGCCGGGCCTCTCCAGGGTACCCTTGTTTGGCAACTTGTTCAAACATGACCTGGATGATGTCGACCAGGGTGAACTGATCGTCTTTATTACGCCTACTATCGTTAAAAGATGA
- the pilO gene encoding type 4a pilus biogenesis protein PilO, with protein MILIKVFLYSVESECMTISMKQLAKQIDLKNISRAQVRFAVLTLFCLVMVVYGYKNLLVAPLQAKMAATDQQIQHLELDIQRLPQVVGRADLQAKKVAALKDNIAAKQETLRSFQQQMATEQDIARVVKTLAVTAAPENFSLQVLRKKPAVEQEDYRVQPFEVGFQADYDRMADYLKTFSQVEKLYAISDVRIFSRREILPRVEVQLGINNFSFF; from the coding sequence GTGATTTTGATTAAAGTATTTCTCTACAGCGTCGAAAGTGAGTGCATGACTATCTCCATGAAACAACTGGCCAAACAGATTGACCTGAAAAACATCAGCAGGGCGCAGGTTCGTTTTGCGGTGCTCACCTTATTTTGCCTGGTGATGGTGGTCTATGGCTATAAAAACCTGCTGGTTGCTCCTCTACAGGCAAAGATGGCGGCCACCGACCAGCAGATTCAGCATTTGGAGTTGGATATCCAACGGCTGCCCCAGGTTGTCGGACGGGCTGACCTGCAGGCCAAAAAGGTTGCCGCCCTGAAAGATAATATTGCCGCAAAACAGGAGACTCTCAGGTCTTTCCAGCAGCAGATGGCCACCGAACAGGATATCGCCAGGGTGGTAAAAACCCTGGCGGTGACGGCTGCGCCGGAAAACTTTTCCCTCCAGGTACTGCGCAAAAAACCGGCTGTGGAACAGGAAGACTATCGGGTTCAGCCATTTGAGGTTGGTTTCCAGGCCGACTATGACCGGATGGCCGACTATCTGAAAACCTTTTCCCAGGTTGAGAAACTGTACGCCATCAGTGATGTCCGCATTTTTAGCCGGCGGGAAATCCTGCCCCGGGTTGAAGTCCAGCTGGGGATCAACAACTTTTCCTTTTTTTGA